In Thermodesulforhabdus norvegica, a single window of DNA contains:
- a CDS encoding ABC transporter ATP-binding protein has protein sequence MLLQVVDLKVKYGNIEVLHGINLEVREGEIVAILGANGAGKSTTLMTISGILKPSHGGIYLDKTPLHKLPAHEIVKLGIAQVPEGRRIFGTLTVRENLKLGAFTRRNDAGTAAAEEWVYELFPILAERREQLAGTLSGGEQQMLAIGRALMSRPKILLLDEPSLGLAPILVKSIFQTLREINQQGVTILLVEQNARAALKLAHRGYVMEVGNIVLADTAEQLLANPEVQQAYLGG, from the coding sequence ATGCTGCTCCAGGTCGTTGATCTCAAGGTGAAATACGGGAACATTGAAGTACTTCACGGTATTAACCTGGAAGTACGGGAAGGCGAAATCGTTGCAATACTCGGTGCAAACGGAGCCGGAAAGAGCACCACACTGATGACCATAAGCGGCATCCTTAAACCATCTCATGGTGGAATATACCTTGACAAAACACCTCTTCACAAACTCCCGGCTCACGAAATAGTCAAGCTGGGGATTGCTCAGGTGCCCGAAGGCCGCAGGATCTTCGGCACCCTTACAGTGAGAGAAAACCTGAAGCTGGGAGCATTTACGAGACGCAACGATGCCGGGACGGCTGCGGCCGAAGAGTGGGTTTATGAGCTTTTTCCAATCCTTGCGGAGCGCCGGGAGCAACTGGCCGGGACATTAAGCGGTGGAGAACAGCAGATGCTCGCCATCGGAAGGGCTTTAATGAGCCGGCCTAAGATCCTGCTTCTGGATGAGCCCAGCCTCGGACTGGCACCAATTCTGGTAAAAAGCATCTTTCAGACCCTTCGGGAGATCAACCAGCAGGGGGTTACAATACTTCTGGTCGAGCAGAACGCCAGAGCGGCCCTTAAACTGGCACACCGGGGCTACGTCATGGAAGTGGGGAACATAGTCCTGGCCGACACGGCCGAGCAACTGCTGGCAAATCCCGAAGTCCAGCAAGCCTATCTGGGCGGATAA
- a CDS encoding ABC transporter ATP-binding protein has protein sequence MSLLSIQRVTKSFGGLVAVNNVSFDVNSGEIIGLIGPNGAGKTTVFNLITGIYTPDQGEIIFDNESIVGRKPHQIVQLGIARTFQTIRLFPRLTALENVLAGAHCRMKSGVIAALLRLPGQKKEEEEKLYEAYSLLKFVGIADYHDVLAGNLSYGNQRLLEIARALATHPRLLILDEPAGGMNEKETEGLIELIAKIRDRGITVLLIEHDMNVVMKICERIVVLEYGSKIAEGTPEEIRRNPKVIEAYLGTEEDG, from the coding sequence ATGAGTCTTTTAAGTATTCAGCGTGTAACCAAGTCCTTTGGAGGTCTCGTTGCGGTTAACAACGTCTCTTTTGATGTAAATTCCGGCGAAATTATCGGGCTTATAGGGCCTAACGGAGCGGGGAAAACCACGGTTTTTAATCTGATTACGGGAATCTATACCCCCGATCAGGGGGAAATTATATTCGACAACGAGTCCATCGTAGGCAGAAAGCCTCACCAGATCGTCCAGCTCGGCATTGCCAGAACCTTTCAGACCATCCGCCTTTTTCCCAGGCTCACCGCTCTGGAAAACGTTCTTGCCGGCGCTCATTGTCGAATGAAATCCGGAGTGATTGCCGCCCTTTTGAGACTTCCCGGGCAAAAAAAGGAGGAAGAAGAAAAGCTTTACGAAGCCTATTCGCTTTTAAAGTTCGTGGGAATTGCAGATTATCACGATGTTCTGGCGGGAAATCTTTCTTACGGAAACCAACGGCTTCTTGAGATCGCCCGGGCTCTGGCAACACATCCCAGATTACTCATCCTGGACGAACCTGCCGGGGGAATGAACGAAAAAGAGACGGAAGGCCTTATAGAGCTCATTGCAAAGATTCGTGACAGAGGAATAACTGTTTTGCTCATTGAGCACGATATGAATGTGGTTATGAAAATCTGCGAAAGGATCGTTGTGCTCGAATACGGGTCGAAGATTGCTGAAGGGACACCGGAAGAAATACGCAGGAACCCAAAGGTTATCGAAGCATACCTGGGAACCGAAGAGGATGGGTGA
- a CDS encoding branched-chain amino acid ABC transporter permease: MKPDKRTLLTAVFLVTFFVVPLFLNPYWVDVLVNVGIYALLGLSLNLIVGHAGLFNLGHAAFYAVGAYTAAILNTKFHIPLLWILPVSGLAAGIFALIIARPIIHLRGDYLCIVTIGVGEIVRIALINNVFGITGGANGIFGISRPQIFGYVIKTPYQFFYLVWVFVLITVVLFRRLENSRVGRALNYLREDEVAAEGCGVNVAHYKLLCFVIGAAWAGMVGNIYAGKMILISPESFSFWESVIMFTLVILGGAGSIEGVILGAFLIVGLPEIFRELADARMLFFGAAMIVMMIFRPEGLIPARRRVYRLPSGSAGGFLAE, encoded by the coding sequence ATGAAGCCTGACAAAAGAACTCTGCTGACCGCCGTTTTTCTGGTCACTTTTTTTGTCGTACCTCTTTTTCTAAACCCCTACTGGGTTGATGTTCTGGTAAATGTGGGTATCTACGCACTGCTGGGCCTGAGCCTGAACCTGATAGTGGGTCACGCCGGGCTCTTCAATCTGGGACATGCGGCTTTCTATGCAGTCGGTGCTTACACCGCCGCCATCCTGAACACCAAGTTTCACATTCCCCTACTATGGATTCTTCCCGTCTCCGGCCTTGCCGCGGGAATCTTTGCTTTGATCATAGCGAGGCCGATTATTCACCTCAGAGGCGACTACCTGTGCATAGTGACCATCGGCGTGGGGGAAATCGTTCGCATTGCCCTGATAAACAATGTTTTCGGTATCACCGGAGGAGCCAACGGAATTTTCGGAATATCCCGCCCTCAGATCTTTGGATACGTCATAAAAACACCCTATCAGTTTTTCTATCTCGTCTGGGTTTTCGTGCTCATAACGGTCGTACTTTTCCGTCGTCTGGAGAACAGCCGCGTAGGCCGGGCGCTTAACTACCTGCGAGAGGATGAAGTGGCAGCCGAAGGATGCGGTGTTAACGTGGCCCATTACAAGCTCCTGTGTTTTGTCATAGGAGCCGCCTGGGCCGGCATGGTGGGGAATATCTACGCCGGCAAGATGATACTTATATCTCCGGAATCCTTCAGTTTTTGGGAATCCGTTATAATGTTTACACTGGTTATTCTCGGGGGAGCCGGTAGCATCGAGGGAGTCATCCTGGGAGCATTCCTGATTGTGGGGCTTCCTGAAATATTCAGAGAGCTGGCCGATGCAAGGATGCTTTTTTTTGGAGCGGCAATGATCGTTATGATGATATTCCGGCCGGAGGGATTGATACCGGCACGCCGACGGGTATATAGATTGCCCTCTGGAAGTGCAGGAGGTTTTCTTGCGGAATGA
- a CDS encoding branched-chain amino acid ABC transporter permease, with protein MEEFLQQFINGLCVGGIYALIALGYTMVYGVLKLINFAHGDLFTIGAYLGLTLLISLGLADHIGPVAGIFLLSLMVMGLVAVLGVILERVAYRPLRHSPRLSAVVSALGASIFFQNAVMLIYGARFQVYPQDLLPKIALNIFGLYIPLIRILVLAASVIMMLALYLFIQKTTIGTAIRAAAIDQKAAQLMGINVNAVITLVFIIGPALGGFAGVMVGLLYGQIKFTMGWIYGLKAFTAAILGGIGNIPGAMLGGLILGVIEALGAAYLSIAWKDAIAFLVLIVILIVRPTGLLGERVAEKV; from the coding sequence ATGGAAGAGTTCCTGCAACAGTTCATCAACGGTCTGTGTGTGGGCGGAATCTATGCTCTAATTGCCCTTGGCTATACGATGGTTTACGGCGTTTTGAAGCTCATAAATTTCGCCCACGGCGATCTTTTCACCATAGGAGCCTATCTCGGCCTTACACTGCTCATATCCCTGGGCCTGGCCGATCACATAGGGCCTGTTGCCGGTATTTTCCTTTTATCACTTATGGTTATGGGACTTGTTGCGGTGCTGGGAGTCATCCTGGAACGCGTAGCCTACAGACCTTTGAGACATTCCCCTCGACTTTCGGCCGTCGTCTCGGCTCTTGGTGCATCCATATTCTTTCAAAACGCCGTTATGCTCATTTACGGAGCCCGCTTTCAGGTTTACCCTCAGGATCTCCTTCCCAAAATTGCCCTGAACATCTTCGGGTTGTACATTCCGCTGATAAGGATCCTGGTTCTGGCTGCCTCTGTAATCATGATGCTTGCACTTTATCTTTTCATCCAGAAAACCACCATCGGAACCGCCATCCGTGCTGCCGCTATCGACCAGAAGGCGGCACAGCTCATGGGAATAAACGTGAATGCCGTAATAACCCTGGTTTTTATCATCGGACCGGCGCTGGGCGGTTTTGCAGGGGTTATGGTCGGACTTTTGTACGGACAGATAAAATTCACCATGGGGTGGATTTATGGGTTGAAAGCCTTTACTGCAGCCATACTTGGAGGAATCGGCAACATACCTGGAGCAATGCTCGGTGGGCTGATTCTGGGCGTAATAGAAGCCCTGGGTGCCGCATACCTGTCCATAGCCTGGAAAGATGCCATCGCCTTCCTGGTACTCATCGTAATTCTAATTGTTAGACCCACAGGACTCCTGGGAGAGAGGGTGGCTGAAAAGGTATGA
- a CDS encoding branched-chain amino acid ABC transporter substrate-binding protein — MKRLITVVGVFVCLFLFFVSSRVYADALKIGLMGPMTGPWASEGQEMKQVLDIMVDEINAAGGVNGQKVELIVEDDGGDPRTAALAAQKLVTQGIVGVIGTYGSSVTEATQNIYNEAKVIQIANGSTAIRLTEKGLKYFFRTCPRDDEQARVAVKTIKDMGFKKVAILHDNTTYAKGLADEARGLLEKEQGIEIVFFDALTPGEQDYTAILTKLKGANPDVVFFTGYYPEAGLLLRQKKEMKWEVPFIGGDATNNPDLVKIAGADAAAGFYFLSAPLPKDLPGEEAKAFLAKFSEKYGNPPNSIYAVLAGDGFRVLIKAIQETKSTDPDVLADYLHNKLKDFPGLTGTISFNEKGDRVGEVYRVYKVNEKGEFILMP; from the coding sequence ATGAAGCGGTTGATTACAGTAGTGGGTGTTTTTGTGTGCCTGTTCCTGTTTTTCGTTTCATCCCGTGTTTATGCCGACGCCTTAAAGATAGGTCTTATGGGTCCCATGACCGGACCATGGGCCAGTGAAGGTCAGGAAATGAAGCAGGTTCTGGACATCATGGTTGATGAGATTAACGCGGCCGGGGGAGTAAACGGACAGAAGGTCGAATTGATCGTTGAAGACGATGGCGGAGATCCACGAACGGCGGCACTTGCGGCGCAGAAGCTGGTAACTCAGGGTATCGTGGGGGTTATCGGAACTTACGGTTCTTCGGTTACGGAAGCAACTCAGAACATTTATAACGAAGCCAAAGTCATTCAGATCGCAAACGGTTCAACGGCCATAAGATTGACCGAAAAGGGATTAAAATACTTCTTCAGGACCTGCCCGAGGGATGATGAGCAGGCAAGGGTTGCGGTTAAAACAATAAAAGACATGGGGTTTAAAAAGGTAGCCATACTTCACGACAACACCACCTACGCAAAAGGTCTGGCCGACGAAGCCAGGGGGCTTCTTGAAAAAGAACAGGGTATTGAAATAGTCTTTTTCGACGCCCTGACTCCGGGCGAGCAGGACTACACCGCCATTCTGACCAAGCTGAAGGGGGCAAATCCCGATGTGGTATTTTTCACAGGGTATTATCCCGAGGCGGGCCTGCTTCTGCGGCAGAAGAAAGAAATGAAGTGGGAGGTGCCCTTTATCGGCGGTGATGCCACGAACAATCCGGACCTCGTAAAGATAGCCGGGGCTGATGCTGCTGCGGGGTTTTACTTCCTGAGTGCTCCTCTGCCAAAGGACCTTCCCGGTGAAGAAGCTAAGGCTTTCCTTGCCAAGTTCTCCGAGAAGTACGGAAATCCACCCAATTCGATTTATGCCGTTCTGGCCGGAGACGGTTTCCGGGTACTCATTAAGGCCATTCAGGAAACGAAATCCACCGATCCCGACGTTCTGGCAGATTATCTGCACAACAAGCTTAAAGACTTTCCGGGTCTTACGGGAACGATCTCTTTCAATGAGAAAGGTGATCGGGTAGGCGAGGTTTACAGGGTTTACAAAGTGAACGAAAAAGGCGAATTCATCCTCATGCCGTAA
- a CDS encoding ATP-binding protein, giving the protein MKGKEFVLMIGLPRSGKSTYVDRFLSEYQLVCPDDIRKGLGVKHDRRLEPFVWAVVEAQLRALMERGRPVVLDATNTVNQARSKWIGLAKDYGYEVRLVWIDTPLSVCLDRAKQDGFPESVLLRMYHQLKKEPPDESCSLYKLERIPYESGTPDDGSGESRGDCAQLD; this is encoded by the coding sequence ATGAAGGGAAAAGAATTTGTTTTGATGATCGGCCTGCCTCGTTCCGGGAAGTCAACCTACGTTGACCGTTTCCTGTCGGAATATCAACTGGTTTGCCCTGACGACATTCGCAAGGGCCTTGGGGTAAAACACGACAGGCGTCTGGAGCCCTTCGTTTGGGCGGTTGTGGAGGCTCAATTGAGAGCCCTTATGGAAAGGGGACGTCCTGTGGTTCTGGATGCAACGAACACTGTGAATCAGGCGAGAAGTAAGTGGATTGGACTGGCAAAGGATTACGGATATGAGGTTCGGCTGGTCTGGATCGATACTCCTCTTTCTGTATGCCTTGATCGAGCAAAACAGGACGGTTTCCCCGAATCGGTTCTTTTAAGGATGTATCATCAATTAAAAAAAGAACCTCCTGACGAATCCTGCTCTCTTTACAAACTTGAACGCATACCTTACGAATCCGGAACTCCCGATGACGGGTCGGGAGAAAGTAGAGGCGATTGTGCACAACTGGATTGA
- the alr gene encoding alanine racemase, which produces MTGREKVEAIVHNWIEIDLSALRHNFAEIKRRAGAGVEIIPVVKNNAYGHGAPIIAGELVRLGVRTLAVSKMDEALTLRRGGINLPLLVLSGLEGNEYGDALEHNFMPVVFSPDQIEVCNMVGRDRDRRFPVHVKFDTGMGRLGFMISEIDKIIEVLRKSPYVQVDGVMTHFADADNRSSTHILEQLTCFERIIKILKSEGIFPGRIHASNSAAFFLFPQSHFNAVRPGLALYGPAHFAPDLKPVMSFKSRILQVKDIPAGHSVGYGRTFIAPRAMRIAVVSAGYGDGYFRCLSNKAEVIIRGVRCPIVGRVSMNLLTVDVSHVPDVVPDDEVVLLGSQGHECIGADELAEKAGTISYEIYCRLGANPLKRIVKFTGEEE; this is translated from the coding sequence ATGACGGGTCGGGAGAAAGTAGAGGCGATTGTGCACAACTGGATTGAAATAGATCTTTCGGCCCTTCGTCATAATTTTGCGGAGATTAAAAGACGTGCCGGGGCAGGTGTTGAGATCATACCCGTCGTGAAGAACAATGCCTACGGTCACGGAGCACCTATCATCGCCGGTGAGCTTGTGCGGCTGGGAGTTCGCACGCTTGCGGTAAGTAAAATGGATGAAGCATTGACCCTCAGACGGGGCGGAATTAACCTACCTCTTCTTGTCCTTTCAGGCCTGGAAGGAAACGAATACGGGGATGCCCTGGAGCATAACTTTATGCCGGTAGTATTCAGCCCGGATCAGATTGAAGTGTGCAACATGGTTGGTCGGGATCGGGACCGTCGGTTCCCGGTTCACGTCAAATTCGATACCGGAATGGGGCGCCTCGGATTTATGATTTCTGAAATCGATAAAATAATAGAGGTCCTCAGGAAATCACCTTATGTGCAGGTTGACGGCGTAATGACTCACTTTGCCGATGCCGACAACAGGTCTTCCACCCACATTCTGGAACAGTTAACCTGTTTTGAGCGGATAATAAAGATCTTAAAAAGCGAAGGGATTTTTCCGGGAAGGATTCATGCCTCCAATAGTGCCGCCTTTTTTCTTTTCCCTCAATCCCATTTCAACGCCGTTCGCCCGGGCCTTGCCCTTTACGGTCCCGCTCACTTTGCTCCCGATCTCAAACCCGTTATGAGCTTTAAAAGCCGAATCCTGCAGGTGAAGGACATACCGGCGGGTCATTCCGTTGGTTACGGCCGTACTTTTATTGCTCCAAGAGCGATGAGAATAGCCGTCGTGTCCGCAGGTTACGGGGACGGGTATTTTCGATGTCTGTCCAATAAGGCGGAGGTCATCATTCGGGGGGTTAGATGTCCCATAGTGGGCAGGGTCTCGATGAATCTTCTAACCGTGGATGTTTCTCATGTTCCTGATGTCGTGCCCGACGACGAGGTCGTGCTGTTGGGATCCCAGGGACATGAATGCATTGGGGCAGATGAGCTGGCAGAGAAAGCGGGTACGATAAGCTATGAAATCTATTGCCGACTTGGAGCAAATCCTTTAAAGCGCATTGTGAAATTTACAGGTGAGGAGGAGTAA
- the argS gene encoding arginine--tRNA ligase → MLVRDRLRELLILAVRELSSDLGDFEPEIEIPSSREHGHYATNAAMMLARTLKQKPRDIASRLVSCIEKRNPDFIEKIEVAGPGFVNFFIYPDAFTAMLPYIVASDRDYGKSNLGNGRYVQVEFVSANPTGPLHIGHGRGAATGDSIARILEACGYRVQREYYINDTGKQMEILGRSLYLRYLEALGKEIEFPEDHYKGQYMKDLAAELLGHKGDTLLGLPESEAVSFCAQYAGNRILEGIKKDLEDFRVTFDEWFSEKGLHEGGKVEQTIEFLRGRGHIYEKDGALWFRSTAFGDEKDRVVVRSNGATTYFAADIAYHWNKFMRGFDTVIDIWGADHHGYVARMKAAVEALGYDSEQLRIVLVQLVNLLRGGQPVAMSTRAGEFVTLREVMDEVGVDAARYIFLTRRSDSHLDFDLEVAKQQSNENPVYYVQYAHARLCSLFEVARERGFSAENDKVPNLSLLREQQELDLIRLLGEYPHVVASSAIFLEPHRIPYYLHELVSEFHSYYNHHRILGDDTELALARLYLARALRVVIRNALELIGVSAPERM, encoded by the coding sequence GTGCTGGTTAGAGACCGTTTGCGGGAGCTTCTAATTCTGGCCGTAAGGGAACTGAGCAGTGATTTGGGTGATTTTGAACCGGAAATCGAAATTCCCTCATCCAGAGAGCACGGTCACTATGCAACCAATGCGGCAATGATGCTTGCCAGGACGCTAAAACAAAAACCCAGAGACATTGCTTCTCGCCTTGTATCGTGCATAGAGAAGCGAAATCCTGATTTTATCGAAAAGATTGAAGTGGCGGGTCCGGGATTCGTGAATTTTTTTATTTACCCTGATGCCTTCACGGCGATGCTCCCTTACATTGTGGCCTCCGACAGAGATTATGGAAAATCGAATTTGGGCAACGGAAGGTACGTTCAGGTGGAGTTCGTCAGCGCCAATCCCACAGGCCCTTTGCATATAGGTCATGGAAGAGGCGCTGCAACAGGTGACAGTATAGCAAGAATACTTGAAGCCTGTGGCTATCGTGTTCAAAGAGAGTACTATATCAACGACACGGGCAAGCAGATGGAAATCCTGGGGCGAAGCCTCTATCTTAGGTATCTCGAAGCTCTGGGAAAAGAAATCGAATTCCCCGAAGATCACTACAAAGGGCAGTACATGAAGGATCTTGCGGCGGAATTGCTGGGTCACAAGGGTGACACACTTCTGGGGTTACCGGAAAGTGAGGCCGTAAGTTTTTGTGCACAGTATGCCGGAAATAGAATCCTTGAGGGAATTAAAAAAGACCTGGAAGACTTTCGCGTAACCTTTGATGAGTGGTTCAGCGAAAAAGGTCTCCACGAAGGCGGTAAGGTGGAGCAAACTATAGAGTTTTTGCGAGGGCGAGGGCATATCTACGAAAAAGATGGAGCCCTCTGGTTCAGAAGCACGGCCTTTGGTGATGAAAAGGATCGCGTAGTTGTGAGAAGTAACGGTGCGACCACATATTTTGCTGCCGACATAGCTTATCACTGGAACAAATTCATGCGGGGTTTCGACACCGTAATTGACATCTGGGGAGCAGACCATCACGGTTACGTGGCTCGTATGAAGGCGGCAGTAGAGGCTCTGGGTTATGATTCCGAGCAACTCAGGATCGTGCTCGTACAGCTCGTAAATCTGCTCAGGGGAGGCCAGCCTGTGGCAATGTCAACCCGTGCCGGCGAATTCGTAACGCTCAGAGAGGTCATGGATGAAGTGGGGGTTGACGCCGCCCGATACATATTCCTTACGAGGCGTTCGGACAGCCATCTCGATTTCGACCTTGAAGTGGCAAAGCAACAGAGCAACGAAAACCCCGTTTATTACGTCCAGTATGCCCACGCAAGGCTGTGTAGCCTCTTTGAAGTCGCCCGTGAACGGGGATTTTCTGCGGAGAACGACAAGGTGCCCAATCTGAGTTTGTTGAGGGAGCAACAGGAACTCGATTTAATAAGGCTTCTCGGCGAGTATCCTCATGTCGTTGCATCCAGCGCCATATTCCTCGAACCCCATCGGATTCCCTATTATCTTCACGAGTTGGTTTCTGAATTTCACTCCTATTACAATCACCATCGAATACTGGGAGATGATACAGAGCTTGCCCTTGCTCGCCTTTATCTTGCCAGGGCTTTGCGGGTGGTGATCCGTAATGCTCTGGAGTTAATAGGAGTGTCGGCGCCGGAGAGAATGTGA
- a CDS encoding SPOR domain-containing protein codes for MQGPNREKFQKKAMRLELSMGRFVFLCLILFASYLWTFELGVTVGRSVIVRNEESFMKKAALFLGYRPPPVEQVWRADASRTWISPEEMEQELGYYDALIAKAPEKTGVETSAAPAEAEVEEESSESIPETSQSEEKVYTVLAASFQNPENAQKLMMLLKSKGYPVTVERISVRDSVWHRVVVGTFKNREDALKFLSMFNSKEGLQGIVIQK; via the coding sequence GTGCAGGGGCCTAATAGAGAAAAATTTCAAAAAAAAGCAATGCGACTTGAACTTTCAATGGGGAGGTTCGTTTTTCTTTGCCTTATCCTTTTTGCCTCGTACTTGTGGACCTTTGAACTGGGAGTGACTGTAGGTCGAAGCGTTATTGTGAGGAACGAAGAATCTTTTATGAAGAAGGCTGCGCTCTTTCTCGGTTATCGACCTCCCCCGGTTGAACAGGTGTGGAGAGCCGATGCATCCCGCACCTGGATCTCTCCTGAAGAGATGGAACAAGAGCTGGGCTATTATGATGCCTTGATTGCGAAGGCGCCGGAAAAAACCGGGGTTGAAACCTCCGCCGCCCCTGCGGAAGCGGAAGTTGAGGAGGAAAGTTCGGAGTCTATTCCCGAAACATCGCAATCTGAAGAAAAGGTTTATACCGTCCTTGCTGCATCATTTCAAAACCCGGAAAATGCCCAAAAGCTTATGATGCTTTTAAAATCGAAAGGCTACCCCGTAACGGTTGAGCGGATTTCGGTTCGTGACTCGGTCTGGCATAGGGTGGTGGTCGGTACCTTTAAAAACAGGGAAGACGCTTTGAAATTTCTGAGTATGTTCAATTCAAAGGAAGGATTGCAGGGGATAGTAATCCAGAAATAG
- the ubiE gene encoding bifunctional demethylmenaquinone methyltransferase/2-methoxy-6-polyprenyl-1,4-benzoquinol methylase UbiE: MKNAPLLEKDQSRIARMFNRIAPCYDFLNHFLSAGFDRWWRLKATEALSMCLEKAGKSRATVLDVATGTGDLAFAFLRRFSGGSVIGVDIADEMLLRSLRKARSNRRGHKYSCVRGDALALPFRSVSFDALMIAYGIRNVPDVNRALEEFYRVIKPGGYMMILEFGLPEKTLIREVYLFYFNRILPFMGGLISGDREAYTYLPVSVHHFLPPCAMEDVVQDHGFEVVHRHIFLAGISYFIIGRKVE, translated from the coding sequence GTGAAAAATGCCCCTCTTTTGGAAAAAGATCAATCCCGAATTGCCAGGATGTTCAACCGCATTGCTCCCTGTTACGATTTTTTAAACCACTTCCTTTCGGCAGGTTTTGATCGGTGGTGGCGCCTTAAGGCAACGGAAGCCCTTTCAATGTGCCTCGAAAAAGCAGGGAAAAGCAGGGCCACCGTTCTGGATGTTGCAACGGGAACGGGCGACCTGGCTTTTGCCTTTTTACGCCGGTTTTCCGGTGGGTCTGTTATCGGGGTTGATATAGCCGATGAGATGCTTTTGAGGTCTCTCAGGAAGGCCCGAAGTAACAGGAGAGGTCACAAATACAGTTGTGTGCGAGGGGACGCCCTGGCACTTCCCTTCAGGTCGGTCTCATTCGATGCTCTCATGATAGCCTACGGCATTCGAAATGTTCCGGATGTAAACCGTGCCCTCGAAGAGTTCTACCGGGTTATCAAACCCGGAGGATACATGATGATTCTGGAATTCGGGCTCCCTGAGAAAACTCTGATCCGCGAAGTTTATCTCTTCTATTTCAACCGTATTCTTCCCTTCATGGGAGGGCTTATTTCGGGCGATCGAGAAGCCTACACATACCTTCCCGTCTCGGTTCACCATTTTTTGCCGCCCTGCGCCATGGAAGATGTCGTGCAAGATCACGGGTTTGAAGTGGTTCACAGGCATATATTCTTGGCAGGGATTTCGTACTTTATCATCGGGAGAAAGGTTGAATGA